The following coding sequences are from one Rathayibacter sp. SW19 window:
- a CDS encoding IS1634 family transposase — protein sequence MAKNATAMHVAKVRTKAVNKAGEERVYESVLLRRSYREGAKVKHATLANLTALPDSAIEVLKASLAGKSLIVADDNLEVTRSLPHGHVAAVWAQAQALGLPALLGPAGKARDVVLGLIIARVCKPASKLATTRWWADTTLAEDLGITDVSTDEVYAAMDWLATRQEAIEKKLARKHLGEDANPDRLALFDLSSSWVTGTHCELAARGYSRDGKKALPQIEYGLLTDPAGRPVAIRVVPGNTADPTAFQQIAIEMKTTFGVNDMVMVGDRGMITSARIRQLKELGGLGWVTALRSVSIAGLIADGCVQQSLFDDTNLAEIQHPDYPGERLIACRNPALADKRAYKREQLLAATEADLTVIATAVTAGRLTKAGPIGVRVGKILGKHNMAKHFQLIIDDGLLTFTRNQHNIDAEAALDGIYVIRTSVPAEQMDTATVVGTYKSLAHVERDFRSIKSIDLDLRPIYHWTETRVRAHVFLCMLSAYLIWHLRNAWAPLTFTDENRPDPADPVAPAKRSTAARRKASTATTDTGEPAYSFTALLDHLATLTRNRIHIAGHDDEIGFELVATPTPIQRHAFELIGQTIPTTLK from the coding sequence GTGGCGAAGAACGCAACGGCGATGCATGTGGCCAAAGTGAGAACCAAGGCGGTCAACAAGGCTGGTGAGGAACGCGTCTACGAATCGGTGCTGCTGCGCCGCTCCTACCGGGAAGGCGCCAAGGTCAAACACGCGACGTTGGCGAACCTGACCGCGCTGCCGGACAGTGCGATCGAGGTCCTGAAGGCATCCCTGGCCGGCAAGAGTCTGATCGTCGCCGACGACAACCTGGAGGTGACCCGGTCCCTGCCGCACGGGCACGTCGCCGCCGTCTGGGCGCAAGCCCAGGCACTGGGGCTGCCGGCTCTGCTGGGCCCGGCGGGCAAGGCTCGGGACGTGGTGCTCGGTCTGATCATCGCCCGGGTCTGCAAACCGGCCTCGAAACTGGCCACGACCCGGTGGTGGGCCGACACCACCCTCGCCGAGGACCTCGGCATCACCGACGTCTCAACCGATGAGGTGTATGCGGCGATGGACTGGCTCGCGACCCGACAAGAAGCAATCGAGAAGAAACTCGCCCGCAAACACCTGGGCGAAGATGCCAACCCGGACCGGTTGGCGTTGTTCGACCTGTCCTCCTCCTGGGTCACCGGCACACACTGCGAGTTGGCGGCCCGCGGGTACTCCCGGGACGGGAAGAAGGCTCTGCCGCAGATCGAATACGGGCTGCTGACCGACCCCGCCGGCCGGCCCGTCGCGATCCGGGTCGTGCCCGGTAACACCGCCGACCCGACGGCGTTCCAGCAGATCGCCATCGAAATGAAGACGACGTTCGGTGTCAACGACATGGTCATGGTCGGCGACCGCGGCATGATCACCTCCGCCCGCATCCGGCAGCTGAAAGAGTTGGGCGGTCTCGGCTGGGTCACCGCACTGCGCTCCGTGTCGATCGCGGGCCTGATCGCGGACGGGTGCGTGCAACAATCCCTGTTCGATGACACCAACCTGGCCGAAATCCAACATCCCGACTATCCCGGCGAACGCCTGATCGCCTGCCGCAACCCTGCCCTGGCCGACAAACGCGCCTACAAACGTGAGCAGCTGCTGGCCGCGACCGAGGCTGACCTGACCGTCATCGCGACCGCCGTGACCGCGGGCCGACTCACCAAGGCCGGGCCGATCGGAGTCCGTGTCGGCAAAATCCTCGGCAAACACAACATGGCCAAACACTTCCAGCTCATCATCGACGACGGGCTGCTCACCTTCACCCGCAACCAACACAACATCGATGCCGAGGCGGCGTTGGACGGCATCTATGTGATCCGCACCAGTGTTCCGGCCGAGCAGATGGACACCGCCACCGTCGTCGGCACATACAAGTCGTTGGCGCACGTGGAACGCGACTTCCGCTCAATCAAGTCCATCGACCTGGACCTGCGGCCCATCTACCACTGGACAGAAACCCGAGTTCGCGCGCACGTGTTTCTGTGCATGCTGTCCGCCTACCTGATCTGGCACCTGAGGAACGCGTGGGCACCGCTGACCTTCACCGACGAGAACCGACCCGACCCGGCCGACCCCGTCGCACCCGCGAAACGCTCCACCGCCGCCCGCCGGAAAGCATCCACCGCCACCACCGACACCGGCGAGCCCGCCTACAGCTTCACCGCGTTGCTGGACCACCTCGCGACCCTAACCCGCAACCGGATCCACATCGCCGGCCACGACGACGAGATCGGCTTCGAACTGGTCGCCACCCCCACCCCGATCCAACGCCACGCGTTCGAGCTGATCGGCCAAACCATCCCTACCACGCTCAAGTAG
- a CDS encoding tetratricopeptide repeat protein, with protein sequence MSNAMPPTAGLRGAIDLSPLLNSQAPGATPGAAPGATPGDGGVPGEPITLPGLVFDGTDANFSQFLDLSMTIPVIVDLWATWCEPCKQLSPILDKLVREYAGRFVLVKVDVDANPQLSQAFQAQSIPTVAALIGGRPVALFTGAIPEAQVREVFVQVLELAQQNGVTGQAQVDSAGEDDATGEPMEPVAEPLPPLHQEAYDAIERGDYAAAATAYRTAIAQNPRDHDAVAGLAQVGLLGRLNGRTLDEIRSSAADRPHDIDAQLAVADLDLSGGHVEDAFDRVLDLYPTVDAAGKNTVRERLLEYFEVVGVADSRVAHARARLSALLY encoded by the coding sequence ATGAGCAACGCAATGCCCCCAACAGCAGGTCTCCGTGGAGCGATCGACTTGTCCCCGCTACTGAACTCGCAGGCGCCAGGCGCAACGCCGGGTGCCGCGCCGGGGGCGACGCCCGGCGACGGCGGAGTTCCCGGTGAGCCGATAACACTGCCCGGATTGGTCTTCGACGGCACAGACGCGAACTTCTCGCAGTTCCTGGATCTGTCGATGACGATCCCGGTGATCGTGGATCTGTGGGCGACCTGGTGCGAGCCGTGCAAACAGCTCTCGCCGATCCTCGACAAGCTGGTGAGGGAGTATGCCGGCCGGTTCGTGCTCGTCAAGGTCGATGTCGATGCGAACCCGCAACTGAGCCAGGCGTTCCAGGCACAGTCGATTCCGACCGTTGCCGCCCTGATCGGAGGTCGACCGGTCGCGTTGTTCACCGGTGCGATCCCGGAGGCGCAGGTTCGCGAAGTCTTTGTGCAAGTGTTGGAGCTGGCTCAGCAGAACGGCGTCACCGGGCAGGCGCAGGTTGACTCCGCCGGCGAAGACGACGCAACTGGGGAGCCGATGGAACCGGTCGCCGAGCCGCTGCCGCCGCTTCATCAGGAGGCGTATGACGCGATCGAGCGCGGTGATTACGCCGCAGCTGCCACTGCATATCGCACGGCGATCGCCCAGAACCCTCGCGACCACGACGCTGTTGCCGGGCTCGCCCAGGTCGGTCTCCTCGGCAGGCTGAACGGGCGTACGCTCGATGAGATCCGAAGCTCGGCCGCAGACAGGCCGCACGACATCGATGCTCAACTGGCCGTCGCAGACCTCGACTTGTCCGGTGGCCACGTCGAGGACGCGTTCGATCGCGTTCTCGACCTGTATCCAACGGTCGACGCCGCAGGCAAGAACACGGTGCGCGAGCGACTCCTGGAGTACTTCGAGGTCGTCGGCGTGGCGGATTCTCGCGTTGCCCACGCCCGGGCCCGGTTATCCGCACTTCTGTACTAG
- a CDS encoding DivIVA domain-containing protein: MPTDESEFTQVFRGYDKDEVDKALQDLRRELIKANTQGADTAKEIKRLNARIEELNAEIEEVGSPTFSGLGTKLENTLRVAEEQSTRMIAQADIDAEKLRATVAAEIEKARRTTAEQADRVLADAHARAETTVQDAQIEANEIVAKAKHQRDQLNQDALREAAAIRGAVATEAAELRATSKRESAAVRAEVEREAAELKVAAVREAAEARQTAEGLNAETEQVRQAVAREVAAQRAEAADEVAKARSTLEREGEQSRLDIAADSKQARIDLANEMEQARAALAREIDQRRSDLEHELSNARAEFAHESEQSKNALEEELATTRATILAEAQRRTHEAEQARIDLDVELKARADEAEKEHLKNHQDAVAQTQSYLDDANHQLAEAIKRTAQAREESDSVEADARAEVKNARKDADATAQQIVRSAEDRAKAIIEEADERTRILVSDAEERLSQIRIEREAVAGYFESLRGVLTQAEQVAADNS; encoded by the coding sequence GTGCCCACCGACGAGTCAGAGTTTACCCAAGTCTTCCGAGGCTACGACAAGGATGAGGTCGACAAAGCCCTCCAGGACCTGCGCAGAGAACTGATCAAGGCCAACACGCAAGGCGCGGATACTGCGAAAGAGATCAAACGTCTGAACGCCCGCATCGAGGAGTTGAACGCTGAGATAGAAGAGGTCGGCTCACCGACGTTCTCGGGCCTTGGCACCAAGTTGGAGAACACGCTGCGCGTCGCAGAAGAACAGTCGACTCGAATGATCGCCCAGGCCGACATTGATGCAGAGAAGTTGCGCGCAACAGTCGCCGCCGAAATCGAGAAAGCCCGCCGCACCACAGCGGAGCAGGCAGACAGGGTGCTGGCAGATGCGCACGCTCGCGCGGAGACAACAGTGCAAGACGCTCAGATCGAAGCGAACGAGATCGTCGCGAAGGCCAAGCACCAACGCGACCAGCTGAACCAAGACGCACTTCGTGAGGCCGCGGCCATCCGCGGCGCCGTCGCGACGGAGGCGGCGGAGTTGCGCGCGACAAGCAAGCGGGAATCAGCAGCCGTGCGCGCAGAGGTCGAGCGGGAGGCGGCAGAGCTCAAGGTTGCTGCCGTTCGCGAGGCCGCTGAGGCGCGGCAGACCGCGGAGGGCCTGAACGCAGAAACGGAGCAGGTGCGCCAAGCGGTGGCACGCGAAGTGGCTGCCCAGCGCGCTGAAGCCGCAGACGAAGTGGCCAAGGCGCGTTCGACGCTCGAGCGCGAAGGTGAGCAGTCTCGGCTCGACATTGCTGCTGATTCGAAGCAAGCGCGCATCGATCTGGCGAACGAGATGGAGCAGGCACGAGCCGCGCTCGCACGCGAGATCGACCAGCGCCGTTCCGATCTCGAGCACGAGTTGAGCAACGCCCGCGCGGAATTCGCCCATGAAAGCGAGCAGAGCAAAAACGCCCTCGAAGAAGAACTCGCGACCACACGGGCGACCATCCTCGCCGAGGCACAGCGCCGTACACACGAAGCCGAGCAGGCGCGCATCGACCTCGACGTCGAGCTGAAGGCGCGCGCCGACGAAGCGGAGAAAGAGCACCTGAAGAACCACCAGGACGCTGTCGCACAGACTCAGAGCTACCTGGACGACGCGAACCACCAACTTGCCGAAGCGATCAAGCGCACAGCACAAGCGCGGGAAGAATCCGACTCGGTCGAGGCCGACGCGAGGGCAGAGGTCAAGAACGCCCGCAAGGACGCAGACGCGACGGCACAGCAGATCGTGCGCAGTGCGGAAGATCGAGCCAAGGCGATCATCGAGGAAGCGGACGAACGCACGAGAATTCTCGTTTCGGATGCCGAAGAACGGCTTTCTCAGATTAGGATCGAGCGCGAGGCTGTCGCAGGCTATTTCGAGTCTCTCAGGGGGGTCCTGACTCAAGCGGAGCAGGTCGCAGCAGACAACAGCTGA
- a CDS encoding AI-2E family transporter — MRIQNAFRLGLIGTLGVGLGLFILTSIVSLSTILTYIGAALFLALGLEPIVGFIERRKAPRWAALLIVVVVLVGLLALLMWAIVPIIVDQSTQLVKQVTKFVETGTYQTWYRDLQHQFPAINFDEALQQAWSYIQKNVGGITGGILQAGIGIVSGFFGGVIVLILTLYFTGSLNNIKRATYELVPASKRARFSDLAEQISDSVGKYVMGQVTLALCNGILSAIFLTIIGAPFPLLLAVIAFLFSLVPLVGTLTGSVIIVLLSLLLASPLTALVAAIWYIVYMQIEAYVLSPNIMNRAVSVPGAVVVIAALAGGSLLGILGALIAIPVAASIMLIIKQVVIPHQNEI; from the coding sequence ATGAGAATACAAAATGCGTTCCGCCTCGGATTGATCGGAACGCTGGGGGTCGGGCTCGGCCTGTTCATCCTGACGTCGATTGTCAGCCTGTCGACGATCCTCACCTATATCGGTGCCGCACTGTTTCTGGCCCTCGGGCTCGAACCGATCGTCGGCTTCATCGAGCGCAGGAAGGCTCCCCGCTGGGCGGCGCTGTTGATCGTAGTGGTCGTGCTTGTCGGCCTGCTTGCACTGCTGATGTGGGCGATCGTGCCGATCATCGTCGACCAGTCGACCCAGTTGGTCAAACAAGTCACCAAGTTCGTCGAGACGGGAACCTACCAGACCTGGTACCGAGACCTTCAACATCAATTCCCCGCAATCAACTTCGACGAAGCGCTGCAACAGGCCTGGTCTTACATTCAGAAGAATGTCGGCGGCATCACCGGTGGCATCCTGCAGGCCGGAATCGGCATCGTCAGCGGATTCTTCGGCGGCGTGATCGTGCTCATTCTGACGTTGTATTTCACTGGATCGCTCAACAACATCAAGCGCGCAACGTATGAGCTGGTGCCCGCGTCGAAGCGCGCACGCTTTTCCGACCTGGCGGAGCAGATCTCAGATTCTGTCGGCAAATACGTCATGGGGCAGGTGACGCTGGCACTGTGCAACGGTATTCTCAGCGCGATCTTCCTGACGATCATCGGCGCACCGTTCCCCCTGCTGCTAGCCGTGATCGCTTTCCTGTTCTCGCTGGTCCCCCTTGTGGGAACCCTCACCGGGTCCGTGATCATCGTTCTGCTCTCACTGCTGCTCGCGTCGCCGTTGACAGCGCTCGTGGCCGCCATCTGGTACATCGTCTATATGCAGATCGAGGCATACGTACTGAGCCCGAACATCATGAACCGTGCGGTTTCGGTGCCAGGCGCTGTCGTCGTCATCGCGGCGTTGGCGGGCGGCTCGTTGCTCGGCATCCTCGGCGCGTTGATCGCAATTCCGGTGGCTGCCTCGATCATGCTCATCATCAAGCAGGTCGTGATTCCGCACCAGAACGAAATCTGA
- a CDS encoding alpha/beta hydrolase yields MQDPLELRGGVELPARRENIELHTEDGLTLVGELALPIERDPVATLVTLHPLPTAGGFMDSHILRKAAARLPALAEVAVLRFNTRGTHSPRGTSEGSFDGGGAERLDLAAAMAFVHERGLPHPWLVGWSFGTEIALKYGRQHPIDGAILLSPPLHRATDAELAAWADDPRPLIALIPEHDTYLQPEEARKRFAVVPNARVIAVEGGKHLWVGENLTKRVLSEIVAIVNPAALPLPTHWSAESLPTHWSAER; encoded by the coding sequence ATGCAGGATCCGCTCGAACTCCGCGGCGGCGTGGAACTGCCCGCGCGACGCGAGAACATCGAGCTGCACACGGAAGACGGACTCACACTCGTCGGAGAGCTCGCGCTGCCTATCGAGCGTGACCCGGTGGCAACCTTGGTGACGCTGCATCCGCTGCCGACCGCAGGTGGCTTCATGGATTCGCACATCCTCCGAAAGGCTGCGGCGCGGTTGCCCGCGCTGGCTGAGGTGGCCGTGCTGCGTTTCAACACCCGCGGAACCCATTCTCCGCGCGGCACCAGTGAAGGCAGCTTTGACGGCGGTGGTGCGGAGCGCCTCGACCTCGCAGCGGCAATGGCATTCGTTCACGAACGTGGCTTGCCGCATCCGTGGCTCGTCGGATGGTCGTTCGGCACCGAGATTGCGCTCAAGTACGGCAGGCAGCATCCGATCGACGGTGCGATCTTGCTCTCACCACCGCTGCACAGGGCGACCGACGCAGAGCTCGCGGCGTGGGCGGACGACCCGCGCCCGTTGATTGCGCTGATTCCGGAGCACGACACGTATTTGCAACCGGAAGAAGCGCGGAAACGGTTCGCGGTCGTGCCGAACGCGCGTGTGATCGCCGTCGAAGGCGGCAAGCATCTCTGGGTGGGGGAGAACCTCACCAAACGCGTGCTGAGCGAAATCGTGGCCATTGTCAACCCGGCGGCGTTGCCGTTGCCGACGCACTGGTCGGCAGAGTCGTTGCCGACGCACTGGTCGGCCGAGCGCTGA
- a CDS encoding aggregation-promoting factor C-terminal-like domain-containing protein, which translates to MGRHQGTTTPLAPAKPVGVVRKGPHSHLASTPAADARKGPPTQPNSDGTKRSGRRNKSRPFFVSLAFLAAVGFLLVNIVDPYSGATASPDFALGHSDRFEGQPIQDLAVAAGYENTVTREAYTVKEKPKPPPPPPVVVVPSSSSGSGGAPAVGTPDPGSAQAYALTALQARGMGNDQFNCLVALWNRESHWNVYAYNAGSGAYGIPQALPGSKMASAGADWQTSAATQINWGLGYVIGRYGTPCGAWNHSESTGWY; encoded by the coding sequence GTGGGTAGGCATCAAGGAACAACGACGCCCCTTGCACCAGCGAAGCCGGTCGGGGTCGTCCGTAAGGGACCCCACTCGCATCTTGCTTCAACGCCCGCGGCCGATGCGCGCAAGGGGCCGCCGACGCAGCCGAATTCTGACGGCACGAAGCGCTCAGGGCGTCGCAATAAGTCCCGCCCGTTCTTCGTCAGCCTGGCCTTCCTCGCGGCTGTCGGCTTTCTCCTGGTGAACATCGTCGATCCATACTCGGGTGCGACGGCCTCTCCCGATTTCGCGCTCGGGCACAGCGATCGATTCGAAGGTCAACCGATCCAAGACCTCGCCGTCGCCGCCGGCTACGAGAACACGGTAACCCGTGAGGCATATACCGTGAAGGAAAAGCCGAAACCACCACCACCGCCTCCTGTTGTCGTGGTTCCGTCCTCGTCGTCCGGCTCCGGCGGTGCGCCCGCCGTCGGCACACCGGACCCCGGGAGCGCTCAGGCATATGCGTTGACCGCCCTACAGGCCCGCGGAATGGGAAACGACCAGTTCAACTGCCTGGTCGCCCTGTGGAACCGTGAATCTCACTGGAATGTGTACGCCTACAACGCCGGGAGTGGCGCGTACGGCATTCCTCAGGCTCTTCCCGGCAGTAAAATGGCGTCGGCGGGTGCGGATTGGCAGACGAGTGCGGCAACCCAGATCAACTGGGGCCTCGGCTACGTGATCGGCCGCTACGGAACCCCGTGCGGGGCGTGGAATCATTCGGAGTCGACCGGCTGGTATTAG
- a CDS encoding DivIVA domain-containing protein has protein sequence MSTFPTARKSKPGYKTAEVDAFLNRARASYDGTDADLAPLTAEEIRHTAFSMHKGGYATELVDAALERLEDAFAAREREHALTDAERQQRLEEARATAQVIINRLSRDEGQRFARTSFLSHGYNRADVDRFSKRLLRYFRDGKPMSIDEVRTAVFRPKRGGYREIQVDLLLDSVTDVMLAVR, from the coding sequence GTGAGCACCTTTCCGACCGCCCGAAAGTCCAAGCCGGGTTACAAGACCGCGGAGGTCGACGCGTTCCTGAATCGCGCTCGGGCGTCCTACGACGGAACAGACGCAGACCTCGCGCCGCTGACGGCGGAGGAGATTCGGCACACGGCGTTCTCGATGCACAAGGGTGGGTATGCGACCGAACTTGTCGATGCCGCCCTGGAGCGCCTCGAGGACGCATTCGCAGCGCGCGAACGCGAGCATGCATTGACCGACGCTGAACGGCAGCAGCGACTCGAGGAGGCGCGTGCTACGGCCCAGGTGATCATCAACCGCCTCAGCCGCGACGAGGGGCAGCGCTTCGCGCGCACGAGCTTCCTCTCGCACGGCTACAACCGAGCGGATGTTGACCGGTTCAGCAAGCGCTTGCTGCGCTACTTCAGGGACGGCAAGCCGATGAGCATCGATGAGGTGCGCACGGCTGTCTTTCGCCCGAAGCGGGGCGGGTACCGCGAAATTCAGGTCGACTTGCTGCTTGACAGCGTGACGGATGTGATGCTGGCTGTTCGCTGA
- a CDS encoding phosphatidate cytidylyltransferase: protein MANDPSQDPDRPASPTGTGHPSHAEFRAQVKSTRADIERQVQATKAQLDATNERIRARTGRNLILAILIGLAFGAVLLISLIFIKEIFMVVAAACAAFGAFELTHALRGAGYLLPRVPTVIAAVAIIPAAYYGQETGQLVALGAGLVLCWVWRLAMAISPRHRTKRSALGRDLGAIAFVQMYAALLASFSVLLLEKDGGQWWTLAFIVLVVAADTGAYASGLLFGKHPMAPSISPKKTWEGFAGAVVTSIIAGVLLAVFMVHQPVWFGVIFGVVILLTATLGDLAESLIKRDIGVKDMSSWLPGHGGFLDRLDSILPSAVAAYALFQIFG, encoded by the coding sequence ATGGCGAACGATCCGTCGCAGGACCCGGACAGGCCCGCTTCTCCTACGGGAACAGGGCATCCGTCGCACGCCGAATTCCGAGCCCAGGTGAAATCGACCCGCGCCGACATCGAGCGCCAGGTGCAGGCGACGAAGGCGCAACTGGATGCGACCAACGAGCGCATTCGGGCACGCACCGGCCGCAATCTGATTCTCGCCATTCTGATCGGCCTCGCGTTCGGCGCCGTCCTGTTGATCAGCTTGATCTTCATCAAAGAGATCTTCATGGTCGTGGCGGCGGCCTGCGCTGCGTTCGGCGCATTCGAATTGACGCACGCACTTCGTGGGGCGGGCTACCTGCTTCCGCGCGTGCCAACTGTCATCGCAGCGGTCGCGATCATCCCCGCCGCGTACTACGGTCAGGAGACCGGCCAGTTGGTCGCGCTCGGTGCAGGCCTCGTGCTCTGCTGGGTGTGGCGCCTGGCGATGGCGATCTCACCCCGTCATCGCACCAAGCGAAGCGCGTTAGGCAGAGATCTCGGGGCAATCGCCTTCGTGCAGATGTATGCCGCACTGCTGGCGAGCTTCTCGGTGCTTCTGCTGGAAAAGGATGGCGGTCAGTGGTGGACCCTGGCTTTCATCGTCCTTGTGGTGGCGGCGGACACCGGTGCGTATGCCAGCGGATTACTGTTCGGTAAGCATCCGATGGCTCCGTCGATCAGCCCGAAGAAAACCTGGGAAGGCTTTGCGGGCGCCGTCGTGACCAGCATCATCGCCGGCGTTCTGCTCGCCGTCTTCATGGTGCATCAACCTGTCTGGTTCGGCGTGATTTTCGGGGTCGTGATTCTGCTGACAGCAACTCTCGGCGATCTCGCAGAGTCGCTGATCAAGCGTGACATCGGCGTGAAGGACATGAGTTCCTGGTTGCCGGGGCATGGGGGATTCCTGGACCGGCTCGACTCGATTCTGCCCTCGGCCGTGGCCGCGTACGCGTTGTTCCAGATATTCGGCTAA
- the frr gene encoding ribosome recycling factor, with amino-acid sequence MIADVLSAAAERMGKAVEVAKDDFATVRTGRANPQLFQKILVDYYGSPTPLGQLASMQNPEARMLVITPYDKSALKEIEKAIVATPNLGANPSNDGTIIRVTMPELTQDRRREYVKIVRSKAEDAKVSVRNVRRKAKDELDGLKSEFGDDEVARGEKELEQVTKRHVDAIDEALGRKEAELLEV; translated from the coding sequence GTGATCGCGGACGTACTTTCGGCAGCGGCCGAGCGCATGGGTAAGGCTGTCGAAGTCGCGAAAGACGACTTCGCGACCGTGCGGACCGGCCGTGCGAATCCGCAGTTGTTCCAGAAAATCCTGGTCGACTATTACGGATCGCCGACCCCGTTGGGGCAACTTGCGTCGATGCAGAATCCGGAAGCGCGAATGCTGGTCATCACGCCGTACGACAAGAGCGCACTCAAGGAGATCGAGAAGGCGATCGTCGCTACGCCGAACCTCGGCGCGAATCCGAGCAATGACGGAACGATCATCCGGGTGACGATGCCCGAACTGACGCAGGATCGGCGCCGCGAATACGTGAAGATCGTGCGCAGCAAAGCCGAAGACGCCAAGGTCTCCGTGCGCAACGTGCGCCGGAAGGCGAAAGATGAACTCGACGGCCTGAAGTCTGAGTTCGGCGACGATGAGGTGGCTCGCGGCGAAAAGGAATTAGAGCAGGTCACCAAACGCCACGTGGATGCCATCGACGAGGCACTCGGGCGCAAGGAAGCCGAACTGCTCGAGGTATAG
- the pyrH gene encoding UMP kinase has protein sequence MTELPKRRRVLLKLSGEAFGGGSLGVNPDVVSALAREIARAAEDVEVAIVVGGGNFFRGAELSQRGMDRGRADYMGMLGTVMNALALQDFLEQAGAATRVQSAISMTQVAEPYIPRRAERHLEKGRVVIFGAGAGLPYFSTDTVAAQRALEIDADVVLVAKNGVDGVYSADPRTNPQAVKIDRITYQDALQQGLKVVDSTAFSLCMDNGMPMQVFGMQPSGNVTAAILGKALGTLVSN, from the coding sequence ATGACGGAACTACCGAAGAGGCGCCGAGTCCTGCTCAAGCTCTCAGGGGAGGCGTTCGGAGGGGGTTCCCTCGGCGTCAATCCAGACGTCGTAAGCGCTCTCGCCCGCGAGATAGCGCGCGCTGCAGAAGACGTCGAAGTCGCGATTGTCGTCGGCGGTGGAAACTTCTTCCGTGGTGCTGAGCTCAGCCAACGCGGGATGGACCGCGGTCGCGCCGACTACATGGGCATGCTGGGAACAGTCATGAACGCATTGGCTCTGCAGGATTTCCTGGAGCAGGCCGGTGCGGCCACGCGTGTTCAGTCGGCCATCTCGATGACTCAGGTCGCGGAACCGTACATTCCTCGTCGTGCAGAGCGGCACCTTGAAAAGGGCCGCGTCGTCATTTTCGGTGCAGGAGCCGGACTCCCGTATTTTTCAACAGATACCGTCGCCGCCCAGCGGGCGCTCGAAATCGATGCAGACGTCGTGCTCGTTGCGAAGAACGGCGTCGACGGCGTGTACAGCGCCGATCCGCGCACGAACCCCCAAGCGGTGAAGATCGACCGAATCACCTATCAAGACGCGCTGCAACAGGGGCTCAAGGTCGTCGACTCGACCGCGTTCAGCCTGTGCATGGACAACGGGATGCCGATGCAAGTGTTCGGCATGCAGCCAAGCGGGAACGTGACGGCTGCAATTCTCGGCAAGGCACTCGGCACTCTGGTCTCCAACTAA
- the tsf gene encoding translation elongation factor Ts: MANFSVADVKTLREQLGTGMVDTKNALVEAEGDLEKATEILRLKGAKGNAKRADRSTSEGLVAAKENGSTATLIELACETDFVAKGEKFIALADKLLEAVAAAGATTVEAALAAPAKTSAGDGTVAELIDGEAAILGEKIELRRVAVVSGEHFAIYLHKTSKDLPPQVGVIVGYSGTDAETARSIAQHISFANPEYLAREDVPTDAVENERRIVEEISRNEGKPEAALPKIIDGRLHAYFKQVALLEQDYAKDNKLAVGTVLADAGLTVSGFVRFKVGA; encoded by the coding sequence ATGGCAAATTTCAGCGTTGCCGATGTCAAGACGCTGCGCGAGCAGCTGGGCACGGGAATGGTCGACACGAAGAATGCGCTCGTCGAAGCGGAGGGCGACCTCGAAAAGGCGACGGAGATTCTGCGACTCAAGGGGGCGAAGGGTAACGCGAAACGTGCCGATCGCTCCACGAGCGAGGGCCTCGTCGCCGCGAAGGAGAACGGCAGCACCGCAACGCTGATCGAGCTCGCATGCGAGACTGACTTCGTCGCAAAGGGTGAGAAATTCATTGCCCTGGCAGACAAGCTGCTCGAGGCTGTAGCTGCTGCCGGTGCAACCACAGTGGAAGCCGCGCTGGCGGCGCCCGCGAAAACGTCGGCCGGTGACGGGACTGTCGCGGAGTTGATCGACGGCGAAGCCGCCATCCTCGGCGAGAAGATCGAACTGCGTCGCGTCGCGGTCGTCTCCGGCGAGCACTTCGCGATCTACCTGCACAAGACATCGAAAGATCTGCCGCCGCAAGTGGGTGTCATCGTCGGATACAGCGGGACGGATGCCGAGACGGCGCGCAGCATCGCCCAGCACATCTCGTTCGCCAACCCCGAGTATCTCGCCCGTGAGGACGTTCCCACAGACGCCGTCGAGAACGAGCGCCGCATCGTCGAGGAGATCTCGCGCAACGAGGGCAAGCCCGAGGCCGCGCTGCCGAAGATCATCGATGGCCGGCTGCACGCTTACTTCAAACAGGTCGCGCTGCTCGAGCAGGACTACGCAAAAGACAACAAGTTGGCGGTTGGCACCGTGCTGGCTGACGCAGGCTTGACCGTCAGCGGCTTTGTTCGCTTCAAGGTCGGCGCCTGA